TGTGCAACTTCATGTGACTTTGTTTCGATTTGTTTTCGATTAGCCCCGTTTTGGATTTCTAGTTTCTCGTCTCGATCTGTGGCATTTATTCCTGCCCATTTATGGCCACTTTTTGGTCCGACAGCGTTCGCGGCTGTGTTGCAAGTGCTGATGGTGATGCAATCAAAAAGGAGGAAAATCACTCAACAAACATAATAATATGTGGGTACTTGTTTATTTGTGAACTCATGCTGCAGGTTTGAGTGTGTTACGCTATGATTTAGAATAGTTCCTCGGGTGAATGAGATTCATTCGGAGTCTAAGGGAAGGTCAAAGAAAGTGGAATTTTGGCTCTTGGGGGCGAGGCAACTGGTGGCCTGCTCCTCCTCTGGCGCATCCACAGCATCGTGCCAATCCTGGGAATcgtgctcctcctgctccttctgATCCGTTAGCTGGAGCAGACGCATCCGCAAGCGCTGCTCTTCCAGTTGAATGACTGAAGGCCTAGGAGCAGCCACTTCGCGAATAAGCGATGGCATGGCGGTCGTCCAGTTTGGCAGCAGAGTTAACCCCGTTGCCCTGCCCTGCCGCTCCAGACGCTGCAACTGGCGGCGCTCCATGGCCATCAGTTCCCGCTTGGCCCGGGCCCGCACCTGGTCGTCGCTGGTCGTGGTGCAGAGACTCAGGGCCGCAAAGATGCCGGCCATGCCCAGGTAGAGAACCAGTACGGTCACAATGCCGGACGATTCCTGCAgcggctcctcctcctccgcgaCGTCGCATGTGGGCGTCGGTGTCCAGCCAAGCCAAGAGGTCACGTGGCGGGTCATCTCCATCAGTTGCGACATCGTTCTCGGTTGAATCTTGAGGCGaagatacaaatatatataatatatgtatggtttatactaaataattatgtCATTAACCGATGACACCAAGCAAATGGTAGTTTCTTTACTTCCTTCTAGGGAAATGTATTCagtagtttatttttattacagcCTAGTTTTAAAAGGTAGGATGAATGCGCTGATATGTACCCAATTGTAATCGGTGTTTCCAAGATGTTGTATTTCAAGATTTTTTGGATTCGGTGCGGGCCTGCCCGACCACTCGGAATTTCAGCTAGGTACTGAGTGTTCGAATCCCTAATGTTTTCGAACCCCCATGACGCTTTAGTATATGGCCTACTGTGTTTAAATGTTGACTTACCCAGATTCTATGTGTGAGCTTAATCATGATGACTAACCAACCATATGTATATGCCTCTCACACAGCACGACTCTGACAGAGATGGGCTGATCAACACGCACGAGCTGAAGGAACTGATCTCGGATGGCTATTGCCGGGACATTCCCGCCTACATCGCCGACCAGATCCTGAAGCGCAGCGATCAGGATAACGACGGCCACCTGGACTTCGAGGAATTCTATGCGATGTCCCTGCGCCACAAGTGGATGGTGCGCAACATGCTGACCCGCTACTGTCGCTACGTTGTGCCGCCACCGAAGCCCTTAGAGGGCGATGAGCCCGACGGTGCCTACGAGAAGCAAATGTCCATCTGCCCGCCGCCGCTCACCATGGTGCTCTTCTCGATTATCGAGATAATCATGTTCCTCGTGGACGTCATACATTTCCAGTGAGTAGTGATGGTACAATTGGTTGTATATGATAATAACACTAGTAATCTGCTATGTTCAGGGACGATCCCAACTACCAGGATCGCATAGGCGAGAGCACAAGTGGACCAGCGGCCACCCTGTTCATCTACAATCCGTACAAGCGCTATGAGGGATGGCGCTTTGTTAGCTACATGTTCGTTCACGTGGGCATCATGCATCTGATGATGAACCTGATTATCCAGATCTTTCTGGGCATCGCCCTGGAGCTGGTGCATCACTGGTGGCGCGTGGGTCTGGTCTACCTGGCTGGCGTGTTAGCCGGTTCCATGGGCACCTCGCTAACCAGTCCTCGCATCTTTCTAGCGGGCGCATCGGGTGGAGTATACGCACTGATCACAGCCCACATTGCCACGATAATTATGGTAAGTCTTTGTTATACTATTTGATATTATTCCATAATTACCTTATGGTCGCCAAACAGAACTACTCGGAAATGGAGTACGCCATTGTCCAGCTGCTGGCCTTTCTGGTCTTCTGCTTCACCGACTTGGGTACCTCGGTGTACCGCCACTTGACCGACCAGCACGATCAGATTGGCTATGTGGCGCATTTGTCCGGTGCCGTCGCCGGTTTGCTGGTGGGGATCGGTGTGCTGCGCAATTTGGAGGTGCGGCGATGGGAGCGCATTCTCTGGTGGGTCGCCGTCATCGTTTACTTTGCCCTCATGACCACTGGCATCATCATACACGTGTTTGTTCCCGACTACTTCCCAAAACAGGAGTACAACTAGCCCCATCACTAGCTCTAGCCCTAGCCCTAACCCTTAACCATGTCCAAAGTGCACTTCGATATTGAGCCGAGGTTGCAGTACGCACAGTACTATATATAGGATTTCTTCTGACCATGTGCCTATGCCAGctgcaaaaataatttatttttttacaaCTTGCCATGTCAGCTTCATTCCCAATCCGAAAGTGGTGCAAGCATGTCGTAcgtatttttatatatttatatacatacatacatatatagtaacGTAATTATGCCTTCCTCATAATTCTCTTATACAAAAGACCGACCGCGGTGGTCCGCCGTATCGATTCCTTGTTACTCGATATTGCGCATCCACTTAAGCCGTAACCAAAACCCAGACACTAGGCAGGCACATACATAGCCACGTAGCACATAAGAAttctttttcatatgtatgcACAAAAGCATAAGCAAGAAGCGCTCTCGCGCAGATCAAGTAAACAACCCACTAACCAAGTACATTTAAGATTTTCTCACACCATTTgtttcagtcttaagctgataTTCAATCAATAAAAACGCAAAGCGAATTCATTCGAagtttttattcatttcggttcaaatacggatcatttattcgactcaaaagcaaaaattattttactaTATGTATTCTCGATCCACATGACGCGACGCGGCGCAACGAAATGTCGACGGAGAACAAAACTCAGAGCTGCATTTGTATTACACATTTcgttgacattttttttttttcaagaaaAACGAGAAATATCTTTAAACAAAGTGTACTGTATATTTTTGGAGATTTATTATTAAGatcttatatatttaaatgtaataaaaacaatgtcTTTGTACGAAGAAGATGGGTGTTTTGCgtatgatttttatttttttaattgtgtCATTCATGTTCAAATGTAATGAGTACAACTTTGATCTTGCCTTCGTAGGACCAGCAAGACCAGGCAGAACTACTTACACGCAATCTTACATAAGTACTATATTTTTATAGTGAAATTTATAGTTCACTTCCCAAAACAGTGGTTTAAGTCGATTTAGTATGATCCAGCAATTaacccatttatttattatgtttacatgtttttcttttctgttcaTTACAAGCTGTCAATTTGTAAGCAGCGTCGCTTGATTGCATCGTTCACAGCTTGGGACAAAGTAATGTACTGAATGTCGTTCAAAGATATTGTTGAGAGTGTGTTTAAATGTGGTGTTCGGAGGTGATGCTTCTCGAGAAGACTCAGTCTTGGCATTCTCTGCTACTGGGAGGGCTTATATATGAGCTAACTTATGGCACCTAGGAATAACTAGTGCGTTAAACGTTCTTACTTGTTTTTCAACTGTGGCCGTTTGAGGAAGGTAACCATGGTGCTGTTGAACATGTTCACCTTAACAAACGTAACAAATGTTGTTGGTGCCACATCGCGCAGTATCATCAGCAAGCGCTTGGCGGGCAGAAAGGTAACGCATTCCGTGTGGTCCGTTTCAATGCAACGGTCATCGGGAGCACAATAATTAAGGTCATCGTCCAGCGGAATTCCCGGTACAGGGCGCTCCACGGGGATCACATCCTTCTTACTTCCCCTGTACAGCTCACCCGTTGCACTCAACAGCTGGGTAACCAATCCTAGGCGGAACACGCGAAGCTGCGAGGCATTCTCGCGAACGGCCCGCATTACGGAATAGATCACGTTGGCCGAATTTTGAAGACACTTTGGGACGAGCAACAGGTGCGTAACAGTGGTGCACATTCCAATCAACGAAGTTAGAAGGTCATCCACCTCGACGTTCACCAGCTCCAGTTGCTGTACCGAACAAGCAGCGGCTACACCACACATAATGTGGTACAGCGGAAAAGTGGTATTGATCATGTGCTTGTTCTCCAAGCGGAGCCTGCGTAGAGACGTTAAAAAGGGCAGCACTTGCTGGCCAAATTCCTCGGTATCCATGCCCTGGCATGAAGACAACACTAGCACCTTCAGGTTAACTAGTTTCTTCAAG
The DNA window shown above is from Drosophila melanogaster chromosome X and carries:
- the CG2533 gene encoding uncharacterized protein — translated: MSQLMEMTRHVTSWLGWTPTPTCDVAEEEEPLQESSGIVTVLVLYLGMAGIFAALSLCTTTSDDQVRARAKRELMAMERRQLQRLERQGRATGLTLLPNWTTAMPSLIREVAAPRPSVIQLEEQRLRMRLLQLTDQKEQEEHDSQDWHDAVDAPEEEQATSCLAPKSQNSTFFDLPLDSE
- the rho-4 gene encoding rhomboid-4, isoform B; translated protein: MPVKTVNRQQSQTPAQQLQLQQQRDVENGLYPTIPAERRSPPSRPQTLRQDTIDMEEIPLNQTNSQEPEDRRKMHEIFDKHDSDRDGLINTHELKELISDGYCRDIPAYIADQILKRSDQDNDGHLDFEEFYAMSLRHKWMVRNMLTRYCRYVVPPPKPLEGDEPDGAYEKQMSICPPPLTMVLFSIIEIIMFLVDVIHFQDDPNYQDRIGESTSGPAATLFIYNPYKRYEGWRFVSYMFVHVGIMHLMMNLIIQIFLGIALELVHHWWRVGLVYLAGVLAGSMGTSLTSPRIFLAGASGGVYALITAHIATIIMNYSEMEYAIVQLLAFLVFCFTDLGTSVYRHLTDQHDQIGYVAHLSGAVAGLLVGIGVLRNLEVRRWERILWWVAVIVYFALMTTGIIIHVFVPDYFPKQEYN